Proteins from one Spartinivicinus poritis genomic window:
- a CDS encoding type II toxin-antitoxin system VapC family toxin, whose translation MRFLLDTCVLSELRKPDCNPNVKFAISNCSNKDLFISSISIGEITKGVSLLEEGRRKKELSNWLNSLESQFADRILSVDAETARIWGELTADGKRKGKPIPIMDGLIAATAIRSGLHVMTRNIQDFENTSAMLFNPWES comes from the coding sequence ATGAGGTTCTTGCTTGATACTTGTGTTTTATCTGAGTTAAGAAAGCCTGATTGCAACCCCAATGTAAAATTTGCCATTTCAAACTGCAGTAATAAAGACCTTTTTATTAGCTCTATTTCCATTGGCGAAATTACAAAAGGGGTTTCTTTGCTGGAAGAGGGAAGGCGAAAAAAAGAGTTATCGAACTGGCTTAATTCTTTAGAAAGCCAATTTGCAGATAGAATACTAAGCGTAGATGCAGAAACCGCGAGAATTTGGGGAGAACTTACAGCAGATGGCAAGCGCAAAGGTAAACCAATTCCCATAATGGATGGCTTGATAGCAGCAACTGCCATTAGGAGTGGTTTACACGTTATGACACGCAATATTCAAGATTTTGAGAACACCAGCGCAATGCTGTTTAATCCCTGGGAAAGCTAA